Proteins co-encoded in one Paraburkholderia terrae genomic window:
- a CDS encoding BON domain-containing protein, with product MKAIHAIKITGGALVVVASLNVHAQASDAAVESGAIAASSTKEQSKATKAADRALQKKVRGALAKAKGINVANITVRARGGAVVLQGSVPEPGQIEHATEVAKSVEGVTSVKNALTIRPEGGM from the coding sequence ATGAAGGCAATTCACGCTATCAAGATCACGGGCGGCGCGCTCGTCGTTGTCGCATCGCTGAACGTGCATGCACAGGCGAGCGATGCAGCTGTCGAATCGGGCGCCATCGCGGCATCAAGCACCAAGGAGCAGTCCAAGGCGACCAAGGCTGCCGATCGAGCGTTGCAAAAAAAGGTGCGCGGCGCTCTGGCGAAGGCGAAAGGCATCAACGTCGCCAACATCACAGTCCGTGCGCGTGGCGGCGCAGTCGTGCTGCAAGGCTCGGTGCCGGAGCCAGGCCAAATCGAGCATGCTACTGAGGTCGCAAAGAGCGTGGAAGGTGTGACCTCCGTGAAGAACGCACTGACGATCCGCCCGGAAGGAGGTATGTAA